A DNA window from Schistocerca gregaria isolate iqSchGreg1 chromosome 2, iqSchGreg1.2, whole genome shotgun sequence contains the following coding sequences:
- the LOC126334810 gene encoding cuticle protein 21-like, whose translation MACKLIVLAAFVAVARAGHLGAPAVVAPGAPLAARAYAAPVAYAAPALRAAPVAYAAPALRAAPLAVAPAVRAAPVAVAAPAAVAAEYDPNPQYSYAYNVQDALTGDSKTQQESRNGDVVQGSYSLVEPDGSIRTVDYTADPVNGFNAVVHKEAGAHPAPVVAKVAAPVAYAAPAIAKVAAPLAYGKAILG comes from the exons ATGGCCTGCAAG CTGATCGTCCTAGCCGCCTTCGTGGCTGTGGCCCGTGCTGGCCACCTGGGAGCCCCTGCGGTGGTCGCCCCCGGCGCTCCTCTGGCTGCccgcgcctacgccgcccccgtggCGTACGCCGCCCCCGCTCTCCGTGCTGCCCCCGTGGCCTATGCCGCCCCTGCCCTGCGCGCCGCCCCCCTGGCCGTCGCCCCCGCCGTGAGAGCCGctcccgtcgccgtcgccgcccccgccgcagtGGCCGCTGAGTACGACCCCAACCCCCAGTACAGCTACGCCTACAATGTGCAGGACGCTCTCACCGGTGACTCCAAGACCCAGCAGGAGAGCCGCAACGGTGACGTCGTCCAGGGCAGCTACAGCCTGGTCGAGCCCGACGGTTCCATCCGCACCGTCGACTACACCGCCGACCCCGTCAACGGCTTCAACGCCGTCGTGCACAAGGAGGCCGGCGCCCACCCCGCCCCCGTCGTCGCCAAGGTGGCCGCCCCcgtcgcctacgccgcccccgccatcgctaAGGTCGCTGCTCCCCTCGCCTATGGAAAGGCCATCCTGGGTTAA